One part of the Mariniblastus fucicola genome encodes these proteins:
- a CDS encoding ECF-type sigma factor, translating to MGFDKEETPPERLTDIRNGNEDAINELWERYGSRIQGIASKYLGAAPRRIMNSEDIKNVAFMSLIGYVNELDPSDPDGISQKGFSYEELKDGIWPIAFGIAKKKALLANRKEKAGKRGGDIERSGIQERVFEDDNSEEPWVLASIEEQMQFLKAYATKSASGDIEQILQLRIEGVSSKEIARELKLSEASVCRRLKELRKALSEFSESSD from the coding sequence ATGGGATTCGACAAGGAAGAGACACCGCCTGAGAGGCTCACCGACATTCGCAATGGCAATGAGGATGCGATCAACGAACTGTGGGAACGCTATGGAAGTCGAATTCAAGGTATTGCGAGTAAATACCTGGGAGCCGCTCCGCGACGGATCATGAATTCGGAAGACATTAAGAATGTCGCCTTCATGAGCTTGATCGGATACGTCAACGAACTTGATCCCTCAGATCCGGATGGCATTTCGCAAAAAGGTTTCTCTTACGAAGAGTTGAAAGACGGGATTTGGCCAATCGCATTCGGCATTGCAAAGAAAAAGGCCTTGCTCGCCAATCGTAAAGAAAAGGCGGGCAAGCGAGGCGGAGATATTGAACGTTCCGGGATTCAAGAGAGAGTCTTTGAGGATGACAACAGCGAGGAACCGTGGGTTCTTGCTTCGATTGAAGAGCAAATGCAATTTTTAAAAGCCTACGCGACCAAGTCAGCAAGTGGCGATATCGAGCAAATACTTCAATTGAGGATCGAGGGCGTCAGCTCCAAGGAGATCGCACGGGAGCTAAAGCTCAGTGAGGCATCCGTCTGTCGGAGGCTGAAAGAGCTGAGAAAAGCACTGAGTGAATTCAGTGAAAGCTCTGATTAG
- a CDS encoding serine/threonine-protein kinase → MKEVVNHRFDALSSIAMAQVGDACDEFENVLQTEVAQGEELHALQKAMSVYPSSEVTIREALFEQLLQLTLRHCLLDGRPITKQEIEDAYSPEFEGVISDLSWEREPKKAAPLGWLGKYALQEEIGRGGMGVVYRATQSDGIQREVAVKVVQSDRLDDSALQRFEFERQALATMDHESIARVFDVGTSEDGRAFVVMELIDGKPLTEFCDEEKLSVTERLEVFELVCGAVQHAHQKGIIHRDLKPSNILASRAENGSFSVKVIDFGLARASERRDGLTEFGQLAGTLEYISPEQASLNPELTDTRTDIYSLGVILYELLTSSTPFNRSEFGKNEYQRALDSIKHDSVLLPSRRLQTESMHIENISENRKLDSKKLTRTVEGDLDWIVMKSIEKEADRRYQAVSELASDVSNFLTHDIVSARPPSAVYRVRKFVRKNRGVVASATAIVALMVGGIIGTGYGLVKANRARLNAEASAHQANTTLGIMTDSYKSSDPRFGAKQMSAKDVLEVAFEKTQNSELDYVSKDRILSVLSGAFMGLGEFNAAENVCQERVALTSNMFGKGAKETMEATVFLVEAMEATGNHNEAVPIIEAAIVSPACEASFEPKLKVLLARCYYAIGDVAEARTVYSDLLTLADQKLAKDDEDSILIKTGFASFEYSCGQYERCSNLRREIRDIQTRKFGIVHPSTIGASIDLAASLVREGKFNEVRKTLDENEKYANQLLGEQHPITLALKSVDLELLFEKQNHEDALKLVTKLTDEYRNCLGEGHQLTLSMSRKAVQALAGLGKYHDALKEADKSIGMNQKYLGEEHPETIAAKSDCAFVYSKLNRHSKAEKLRKEVYEFCASQLGEAHPNTIDSMSNYSESLLARKKFADAAQMCHSCIELIERHLGGDAYPEIVHPLTLLAKAQSSQGKLQEAIENYAHVYKLCRERFQPTNPRVLGAALNLGNACGIAGQSEQAISTLEPLFEEAPSHLSSNSEDAFGAQATLAGAYMLAERYKDAATIYCKLKPIAEQRYNIFDAKRHGVTNALNMAMNALRGQVQNLMAKEDFEKAQKTSAFLVENRSSSRQNNEAFARLSVEVAIGQRNWEAALEKCDVWSECASRQASVELHRAICLLELDRNREAFSELQGALEDGQLKGFDLLRALSISKICSSSNGSTASQDGEQLKELFHKANSLRSEIPDHRLWQIARMAERGIAFADTNETPKSMWIELRDTAIAESREYVKSRVSLKEGQAINQRVWTALMSIESEPSQSISQESLESMRRVCAQHPRQEFINTLALAECTFNNWNEAAAAAKESLSLTKKSWRSPHPIDLAILTSCNNKLGEKEAAGTFKLELKKQIQSKGRKGDPECAAFFKKYGEMLELQDVFEPK, encoded by the coding sequence GTGAAAGAAGTTGTCAATCACCGGTTCGATGCTTTGTCATCTATTGCAATGGCTCAAGTGGGAGATGCCTGCGATGAGTTTGAAAATGTGTTGCAAACAGAAGTGGCTCAGGGAGAGGAACTGCACGCACTTCAAAAAGCAATGTCAGTGTATCCGTCCAGCGAAGTCACAATTCGAGAGGCATTGTTTGAGCAGTTACTGCAACTCACCTTGAGACATTGCCTTCTTGACGGACGTCCCATCACCAAGCAAGAGATAGAGGACGCCTATTCTCCTGAATTCGAAGGCGTTATCTCGGATCTTTCCTGGGAAAGAGAGCCGAAAAAAGCCGCACCGCTGGGATGGCTCGGCAAGTATGCCTTGCAGGAGGAAATTGGGCGTGGCGGGATGGGAGTTGTCTATCGTGCGACTCAGTCAGATGGAATTCAACGTGAGGTAGCAGTTAAGGTCGTTCAGTCCGACCGGCTCGATGATAGCGCTCTTCAACGCTTTGAGTTTGAACGTCAAGCTCTGGCGACAATGGATCACGAAAGCATTGCTCGCGTTTTCGACGTCGGCACATCCGAAGACGGACGAGCCTTCGTCGTCATGGAATTGATTGACGGTAAACCGCTGACCGAGTTTTGTGACGAAGAGAAATTGAGCGTAACTGAGCGACTGGAGGTTTTTGAGTTAGTTTGTGGTGCCGTCCAACACGCTCACCAGAAAGGTATCATTCACCGCGATCTGAAACCGTCAAATATTCTCGCCAGCCGCGCTGAAAACGGATCCTTTTCAGTGAAAGTAATCGACTTTGGGCTTGCTCGCGCCTCCGAAAGGAGGGATGGGTTGACTGAGTTTGGTCAGCTTGCAGGAACTCTCGAGTACATCAGCCCTGAACAAGCCTCCTTGAACCCCGAGTTGACTGATACAAGGACCGATATCTATTCACTCGGTGTCATTCTGTATGAATTGCTTACTTCCAGTACTCCATTCAACCGTAGCGAATTCGGTAAGAATGAGTACCAACGTGCGCTTGATTCGATCAAGCATGATTCAGTTTTACTTCCAAGCAGAAGACTTCAGACCGAGTCGATGCACATCGAAAATATTTCAGAGAATCGAAAGCTCGACTCCAAGAAGTTAACTCGAACTGTTGAAGGGGATCTCGATTGGATCGTCATGAAATCTATTGAGAAAGAAGCTGACCGCAGATACCAAGCTGTGTCAGAGCTCGCGTCAGATGTAAGTAATTTTCTAACACACGATATCGTGTCGGCACGTCCTCCATCAGCAGTCTATCGCGTCAGAAAATTTGTTCGGAAAAATCGCGGAGTGGTGGCTTCGGCTACCGCGATAGTCGCTCTCATGGTCGGCGGAATTATTGGTACAGGCTACGGCTTGGTAAAGGCTAACCGAGCTCGCTTGAACGCAGAAGCATCTGCGCATCAAGCAAACACGACTCTTGGAATAATGACCGATTCTTATAAAAGCTCTGATCCTCGGTTTGGTGCGAAGCAGATGTCTGCCAAAGACGTTCTTGAAGTTGCGTTCGAGAAAACCCAAAACTCAGAATTAGACTATGTTTCGAAAGACCGGATTTTGTCTGTGCTCTCCGGTGCCTTCATGGGGTTAGGTGAATTCAATGCGGCTGAGAATGTCTGCCAAGAGCGGGTCGCATTGACGAGCAATATGTTTGGCAAAGGCGCCAAAGAAACGATGGAAGCGACTGTTTTCCTGGTGGAGGCAATGGAAGCAACTGGAAACCACAATGAAGCAGTACCGATTATCGAAGCCGCGATTGTCTCGCCAGCCTGTGAAGCAAGTTTCGAACCAAAATTGAAAGTACTCTTGGCCAGATGCTACTACGCGATTGGCGATGTTGCGGAAGCGAGAACAGTCTATTCGGATCTACTTACACTCGCAGATCAAAAACTGGCGAAAGATGATGAAGATTCCATTTTGATAAAAACTGGTTTCGCAAGCTTTGAATATTCGTGCGGCCAGTATGAAAGGTGCAGTAATTTGCGTCGGGAAATCCGCGATATCCAAACTAGAAAATTCGGCATCGTGCATCCATCGACGATCGGTGCAAGTATCGATTTGGCCGCCAGCTTAGTGAGAGAAGGCAAGTTCAACGAGGTGCGGAAAACACTGGATGAAAATGAAAAGTATGCCAATCAACTTTTGGGTGAACAACATCCAATTACACTTGCACTAAAGAGCGTTGACCTTGAACTGTTATTCGAGAAACAAAACCATGAAGATGCATTGAAGCTGGTCACAAAGCTAACGGATGAATACAGGAATTGTTTGGGCGAAGGTCACCAGCTCACTTTGAGCATGTCAAGGAAAGCGGTTCAGGCTTTGGCAGGTCTCGGCAAGTACCACGATGCATTAAAGGAGGCTGATAAATCAATTGGCATGAACCAAAAGTACCTAGGCGAAGAACACCCTGAAACAATTGCCGCAAAAAGCGACTGCGCCTTCGTCTATTCGAAACTCAATAGACACAGCAAAGCCGAAAAGTTGCGAAAGGAAGTATATGAATTCTGCGCCTCCCAACTTGGAGAGGCTCACCCAAACACAATTGACAGCATGTCCAACTACAGTGAAAGCCTGTTAGCGAGAAAAAAGTTTGCTGACGCAGCACAGATGTGTCATAGCTGTATCGAGTTGATCGAACGGCATTTAGGTGGTGATGCGTATCCAGAGATTGTGCATCCTCTCACCCTTCTCGCGAAAGCTCAAAGTAGTCAAGGGAAGCTTCAAGAAGCGATAGAAAACTACGCCCATGTTTACAAATTGTGTCGTGAGCGATTTCAGCCCACGAATCCTAGGGTTCTTGGTGCAGCGCTTAACTTGGGCAACGCTTGTGGTATCGCTGGGCAATCGGAACAGGCCATTAGCACCCTTGAGCCACTTTTCGAAGAAGCTCCTTCGCATCTTTCCAGCAATTCTGAAGACGCTTTCGGTGCGCAAGCTACGCTCGCTGGGGCGTATATGCTTGCCGAGCGATATAAGGATGCGGCAACAATCTACTGCAAGTTAAAGCCGATTGCAGAGCAGCGATACAACATTTTTGACGCCAAGCGACATGGGGTAACCAACGCATTAAATATGGCGATGAATGCGTTAAGAGGCCAAGTCCAAAATTTAATGGCCAAGGAGGACTTTGAAAAAGCGCAGAAAACATCTGCGTTCTTAGTGGAAAACAGAAGTTCCTCGCGACAAAATAATGAAGCATTTGCGAGACTGTCTGTTGAAGTTGCTATTGGACAGCGGAACTGGGAAGCGGCACTTGAGAAATGTGATGTCTGGAGCGAGTGCGCCTCAAGGCAGGCTAGTGTTGAGCTTCATAGGGCGATCTGCCTGCTTGAGTTGGATCGCAACAGGGAGGCTTTCTCAGAACTACAGGGCGCCCTCGAAGATGGACAGTTGAAAGGATTCGATCTACTTCGTGCCTTAAGTATCAGCAAGATATGCAGTTCATCAAACGGCAGCACTGCATCTCAAGATGGCGAACAGCTTAAAGAACTTTTTCATAAGGCAAATTCGTTGCGAAGTGAAATTCCGGATCACCGTCTTTGGCAGATCGCAAGAATGGCGGAACGGGGGATTGCTTTTGCTGATACCAATGAAACGCCAAAGTCCATGTGGATAGAATTGAGAGACACTGCAATCGCAGAGTCTCGAGAGTACGTTAAAAGTCGAGTCTCTTTGAAAGAAGGACAGGCAATCAACCAACGTGTTTGGACTGCATTGATGTCTATTGAATCCGAACCTTCCCAATCGATTTCGCAAGAATCATTGGAGTCAATGCGAAGAGTTTGTGCGCAACATCCCCGGCAAGAGTTTATCAACACGCTTGCACTTGCTGAGTGCACCTTTAACAACTGGAATGAAGCAGCGGCGGCTGCGAAAGAATCTTTGTCGCTGACCAAAAAGTCATGGCGAAGCCCACACCCAATCGACTTGGCAATATTGACATCTTGCAATAACAAGTTGGGTGAAAAAGAAGCGGCTGGTACTTTCAAACTTGAGCTCAAAAAGCAGATTCAATCTAAGGGCAGAAAAGGAGATCCAGAGTGTGCAGCGTTCTTCAAAAAATACGGTGAAATGCTTGAGCTTCAAGATGTTTTCGAACCGAAGTAG
- a CDS encoding S8 family serine peptidase — translation MAKRRKTGKRSGFGFQKLEPKQLMAGDLVSANLSADWFFEEPVAQQQTARTAENTVSKQDWGGQQTEVKSGEWLIQLADNTLQDNSIATVVEEIQSEMPHVDVIGGTGRIGQLHVRSSLGFDQAQRAFATSPAISAHEPVQILTIAGLDQGSSNSDLSNQQWALDKINAPEAWDAGFDDTGIVVAVIDTGVDYQHSDLQHNMWRNPGEIAGNGIDDDGNGFTDDIFGVDFANGDSDPHDDANHGTHVAGIIAADRSNNVGIVGVSQANIMAVKFLGADGRGSLDNALKSINYTNLMRATYGINIRVANHSWGGAFASEALENAFAQSEAVGILSVVSAGNESENNDSYTYSPANVDVDSVITVAATDQSDRLAGFSSYGTQSVDLSAPGVGIVSTVRGGGYQSFNGTSMAAPQVAGAAAIMFAAQPDLGLFEAKQALMETADTVQQGYTISDGRLNVASALNAVRPLELDGRVTIVDGVLSAPADNFSMPLNQVGDRVVTVNDGAIYIHANQRQNVRATDVGENVRFELSGVGASISATFASLSEVTFLGSQFDDVFINRSVNLDSTVRGNNGDDRILVVSGTNNLGGGNGADRIEGGLGNDFIHGGAGHDVLFGNGGDDYVVGKSGNDWIFGGIGNDTLLGGEGNDPIYGGSGDDRLDGNQGNDILRGGDGNDRVYGNEGHDSLFGDAGNDKLYGHAGNDWMTGGIGDDFLRGNEGDDVLYGDLGNDRILGDAGRDQLFGQAGNDRLEGGTGDDSMFGGLGDDYLRGHEGNDLLDGGEGKNRLRGDSGADRFTVIYANHMDNLIEDHEWWNFEWIDWI, via the coding sequence ATGGCCAAGCGAAGAAAAACAGGAAAACGTTCAGGATTTGGCTTTCAAAAGCTCGAACCCAAGCAGTTAATGGCGGGAGATCTTGTTTCCGCCAATTTGTCTGCGGACTGGTTCTTTGAGGAGCCTGTAGCCCAACAACAAACAGCACGAACTGCTGAAAATACAGTTTCGAAACAGGATTGGGGCGGTCAGCAAACAGAAGTGAAGTCCGGGGAGTGGCTAATTCAATTGGCCGACAACACTCTTCAAGACAACTCAATTGCGACAGTGGTTGAGGAAATCCAATCAGAAATGCCACATGTTGACGTTATTGGCGGGACAGGAAGGATCGGACAACTACATGTTCGGTCAAGCCTTGGCTTCGATCAAGCGCAACGCGCCTTCGCCACTTCCCCAGCGATCTCTGCACATGAGCCAGTGCAAATACTGACGATTGCTGGCTTGGATCAGGGCTCAAGCAATTCAGATCTCTCCAATCAACAATGGGCTCTCGACAAGATTAACGCACCAGAGGCTTGGGATGCCGGATTCGATGACACTGGAATTGTTGTCGCCGTAATAGATACGGGCGTTGACTATCAGCACTCGGACTTGCAACACAACATGTGGCGGAATCCGGGCGAGATCGCGGGGAATGGCATCGACGATGACGGCAATGGATTTACCGATGATATCTTCGGAGTTGATTTTGCAAACGGAGATAGCGATCCACATGATGACGCCAACCACGGAACTCACGTTGCGGGAATTATCGCTGCAGATCGTTCCAACAATGTTGGAATCGTCGGAGTCAGTCAAGCCAATATCATGGCCGTCAAATTCCTTGGCGCTGACGGACGAGGATCGCTGGACAACGCTCTCAAAAGCATAAATTACACGAATCTGATGAGAGCTACATATGGGATCAACATTCGAGTTGCCAATCATAGTTGGGGCGGCGCGTTTGCAAGTGAAGCCTTGGAGAATGCGTTTGCTCAATCTGAAGCAGTAGGCATTCTGAGCGTCGTTTCGGCGGGCAACGAAAGTGAAAACAACGACAGCTACACGTATAGTCCTGCAAATGTTGATGTCGACAGCGTCATTACTGTCGCGGCGACGGATCAGTCGGACCGCCTTGCTGGTTTTTCAAGCTATGGGACTCAATCCGTAGATCTTTCTGCCCCCGGCGTAGGCATCGTAAGCACAGTCCGAGGTGGTGGTTATCAAAGTTTTAATGGCACTAGTATGGCTGCACCGCAAGTGGCTGGTGCGGCGGCCATCATGTTTGCTGCACAGCCAGACCTCGGGCTTTTTGAGGCGAAACAGGCGTTGATGGAGACTGCCGACACGGTCCAGCAAGGTTACACTATCAGCGACGGCCGTTTGAATGTCGCCAGTGCACTCAATGCCGTCCGCCCACTTGAGCTTGATGGCCGAGTCACAATCGTAGATGGTGTTCTCTCGGCGCCAGCTGACAATTTTTCCATGCCGCTAAACCAAGTCGGCGACCGGGTTGTCACCGTTAACGACGGGGCTATCTATATCCATGCCAACCAACGACAGAATGTTCGAGCAACCGACGTAGGAGAGAATGTTCGGTTTGAATTATCGGGTGTTGGCGCCTCCATTTCAGCCACATTTGCGAGTCTATCTGAAGTCACATTTTTGGGAAGCCAGTTTGATGATGTCTTCATCAATCGAAGCGTCAATTTGGATTCAACCGTTCGGGGCAATAATGGTGACGATCGAATCCTCGTTGTATCGGGAACCAACAACCTTGGTGGCGGTAACGGCGCTGATCGAATCGAGGGTGGATTAGGAAACGATTTCATTCACGGCGGTGCTGGGCACGACGTTCTTTTTGGAAATGGTGGAGATGACTACGTTGTTGGCAAATCTGGCAACGATTGGATTTTTGGAGGGATTGGCAACGACACACTCCTTGGCGGAGAAGGTAACGACCCAATTTACGGTGGTTCCGGAGACGATCGCTTAGATGGCAATCAAGGAAATGACATCCTTCGGGGTGGCGACGGTAACGATCGAGTTTACGGAAACGAAGGGCACGACAGCCTTTTCGGTGACGCCGGTAACGACAAACTCTACGGGCACGCAGGTAATGACTGGATGACGGGTGGCATCGGCGATGATTTCCTTCGTGGCAACGAAGGCGACGATGTTCTCTACGGAGATCTCGGGAACGATCGAATTCTAGGTGATGCGGGTCGAGATCAGCTCTTTGGACAAGCGGGCAATGATCGCCTCGAAGGCGGAACTGGTGACGATTCCATGTTCGGCGGCTTGGGCGATGACTACTTGCGTGGCCACGAGGGCAACGATTTGCTTGATGGGGGCGAAGGAAAGAACCGTCTGCGTGGAGACAGCGGCGCAGATCGATTTACAGTGATCTATGCCAACCACATGGACAACTTGATCGAAGATCACGAGTGGTGGAATTTCGAATGGATCGATTGGATCTAG
- a CDS encoding tetratricopeptide repeat protein: MTVNSIQKLSLSCMFSINEQIGKVIPIAVVPKWYLLALIILSGCDSTQKNGDSSPPSSGEEITLVSHSDWLLSKPDAESPSRQSVRDDENESAATTEIVKPNDIQELKTYEEYESAPLNVVEEHASLGFPNAQTRLGNCYEVGFSVEKDIQAAVSLYRKAAEKGNARAQAELALCYAEGKGVEKSSLEAVKWYQKAAEQGQADAQNNLGVAYALGEGIEKDQKQAMKWYLKAAEQGYARAQFNLGYRYDVGGDGLSVNDTEAAKWYRKAAEQGYVAAQYNLGTMYYEGRRITSSFTDGHYENAFVWLSKAANQDDAWAQYKLAIMYDKGRGVRPSYSKAMAWFGRAANNGHKHAQEIYQQRVLLEELTR, from the coding sequence ATGACAGTCAATTCAATTCAAAAATTGAGTCTCAGTTGTATGTTTTCGATCAATGAACAAATCGGGAAAGTCATCCCAATTGCAGTTGTGCCAAAATGGTATTTGCTTGCATTGATCATCCTGAGCGGCTGCGATTCGACTCAAAAGAACGGCGATTCCTCACCTCCATCCAGCGGCGAAGAGATTACGTTGGTCAGCCACTCCGATTGGTTGCTTTCAAAACCAGATGCTGAATCGCCAAGCAGGCAGTCGGTACGGGATGATGAAAATGAATCAGCAGCTACTACGGAAATAGTTAAACCAAATGACATTCAAGAGCTAAAGACTTACGAAGAGTACGAATCCGCGCCGCTGAATGTTGTTGAAGAACATGCTTCATTGGGATTTCCAAATGCGCAAACGAGGCTGGGGAATTGCTACGAAGTAGGATTCAGCGTCGAGAAGGATATTCAGGCTGCGGTGAGTTTGTACCGCAAGGCCGCAGAGAAAGGAAATGCTCGAGCTCAGGCCGAACTCGCACTCTGCTACGCAGAGGGTAAGGGTGTTGAGAAAAGCTCGCTGGAAGCCGTAAAGTGGTATCAGAAAGCTGCAGAACAAGGACAAGCTGACGCTCAGAACAATTTGGGCGTAGCCTATGCATTGGGTGAAGGGATAGAGAAAGATCAAAAGCAAGCGATGAAATGGTACCTAAAAGCAGCTGAACAAGGCTACGCCCGCGCACAATTTAATCTTGGCTACAGATACGATGTCGGAGGTGACGGTTTGAGCGTGAATGACACTGAGGCTGCCAAGTGGTATCGAAAAGCGGCGGAGCAAGGCTACGTAGCAGCTCAATATAATTTGGGGACTATGTACTACGAAGGCAGACGAATAACTTCTTCCTTTACAGACGGTCACTATGAAAACGCGTTTGTTTGGCTAAGCAAGGCAGCCAATCAAGACGATGCTTGGGCTCAGTACAAACTTGCCATAATGTATGATAAGGGACGCGGTGTTCGGCCAAGCTATTCGAAAGCGATGGCATGGTTTGGCAGAGCGGCCAACAATGGGCACAAACATGCCCAAGAAATTTATCAACAGCGCGTATTGCTTGAAGAATTAACTCGCTGA